In Thalassophryne amazonica chromosome 13, fThaAma1.1, whole genome shotgun sequence, the sequence GCTGGATCCTCAGGTCACGAGGTATTTGCAGGTGTTCTTTAAGAAAGCTCTCGATAAACTGCAGGATGGGCTTATTTTCCTCAATGCCCTCTGGCAAGTTAAAAATACGGACATTATTCCTGCGTGACCTTGATTCAATATCAGTAGTTTTAAGCTGAAGTTTTCTCTGCTGCTCCAGACATGTGCACAGCAGTTTGGTGGCTTCTTCTGCCCAGCTCTCCACTTGCATTGTTCGTGATTCTGCTTCATCCATTCTGCGCGCCAGGCTTTTGACTTCGCTCACGGCACTGTCCAGCTTTCCGTTAAAGTCGTTCCCAAATCTGCCCAGCTTTTCATGTATTTCTTGACTTAGTTTGTCCAGGTTAAGCGCAGTGCGGCCTTGAAGTTCCTCTCTCAGCTCTTTTATTGCTCTCAGTATCTCAGAGTCTGTGTCTGGCGTGGCGTTGTTGCTAGCTTTAGCTTGGTCCGAGAGGGAGCTAGCTTTAGCAGACGAAGTGTTCTTTTCTGGTTGAGATTTAGGCATTTTGGCTTTGTTTTCTAATGAATATAATCCCTAGTAACAATCTTTCCCAGTTAAAGGATTTAAAAAAAGTTTGATTTTGGGATGTTCAAACTTAAAGCGGGAGAGAGGTTCCCGACACATCTATCTACTCCATTCGCTCCACTGGAAGTccggtaagaagcatttcaaggtcctggagtggcctggccagtctccagacctgaactcaatagaaaatctttggagggagctgaaactccaaacctgaaagatttggagaagatctgtataaaagtaaaaagtgctgatgtccacgtcttttcacaattcctgtgttagtcagacgacatcccggataaaacacagcgtctagtttggaaatgaacggcacattccactgttacaggagtttttgccaaggaaagaggagcggaggcttcgcgcgtcgcggcggtgccgcatggcgcgaagcaatgctgtgatgaagcctcacaggacatgttctgcccagctctccacaatttctcttatactcactcgactggtaagcaccgaaagccgagataggcatgtcccaacttgtcctctaacactccgaaacggaggtgttcctttgtctcgcttcatcagcgaatcggtcgtgacgcgcaaagcctccgtacggctttccatgacaaaatctcttgttaaaagtgaaatctgccggaaaatggctgatgtccagctcttgtgataaccagagaaattgcacatgacggtccggctccacacagccatccatttagaaatgatgtggtggtttctgcctctcgatggcggctcggagcgtggcgcgccgtgcgccattgtgggccgtccttaaagctgtagtaacactccttattctctgtgaatcccgtaaaattttcacagaaaaccagataaatttttcgaatggtttccagctgcctgtctctaacagtttctgaaaaaattcagatggaaaaaaagccaaaatcattctgccatttcctcgcaatgaaacaacgacgagaggggtggaccagtgctcactcaaagcctgcccacaggcgaatgacgcaaccgacaggcgtggaaaaactcacgcacgaaggttcaagcttggctgacgtaaaaacatatgaatcaaatccatatagtttttgaaaaaaataaaaaggtccgttacttttctaagagacctcatgtatgtatttttattatatatatatatatatatatatatatatatatatatatatatatatatatacgagggctgtcaataaagtaacggtcctttttatttttttcaaaaactatatggatttcattcatatgtttttacgtcagacatgcttgaaccctcgtgcgcatgcgtgagtttttccacgcctgtcggtgacgtcattcgcctgtgagcactccttgtgggaggagtcgtccagcccctcgtcggaattcctttgtctgagaagttgctgagagactggcgcgttgtttaatcaaaattttttctaaacctgtgagacacatcgaagtggacacggttcgaaaaattaagctggttttcagtgaaaattttaacggctgatgagagattttgaggtgattctgtcactttaaggacttttcacggtgcaagacgtcgcgcagcgctctcaggcggcgtcatcagcctgttcaagctgaaaacctccacatttcaggctctattaatccaggacgtcgtgagagaacagagaagtttcagaagaagtcggtttcagcattttatccggatattccactgttaaaggagatttttttaatgaaagacgtgcggacggatccgcgcgtcgggacgcagccggcgcggtgcagcggcacaggaaaaacacctccgtgttgataaccatttgtaaaatccaggcggcttttgatggctttcagtggagtgagtatatgagaaattgtttaacagcaggacatgttccaacttgtccttaaggctttcaacagaggtgtttttcctgtggcggagcgtcgcggcggctgcgtcccgacgcgcggacccgtccgcacgtctttcattaaaaaaatctcctttaacagtggaatatccggataaaatgctgaaaccgacttcttctgaaacttctctgttctctcacgacgtcctggatcaatagagcctgaaatgtggaggttttcagcttgaacaggctgatgacgccgcctgagagcgctgagcgacgtcttgcaccgtgggaagtccttaaagcgacagaatcacctcaaaatctctcatcagccgttaaaattttcactgaaaaccagcttaatttttcgaaccgtgtccacttcgatgtgtctcacaggtttagaaaaaattttgatcaaacaacgcgccagtctctcagcaacttcttagacaaaggaattccgacgaggggctgaacgactcctcccacaaggagtgctcacaggcgaatgacgtcaccgacaggcgtggaaaaactcacgcatgcgcacgagggttcaagcatgtctgatgtaaaaacatatgaatgaaatccatatagtttttgaaaaaaataaaaaggaccgttactttattgacagccctcgtatatatatatactcacttATATTCTACTTTTCACGTAAACTGTTCACAGCAGTATTAATGCACCCACCAGAAAACATtacaatatactttagtcacctttctttaatgttaatatttttcttttctttactactgtacgaCTCTTGGCGCTGCAACAAATGATTTCcccactgtgggatcaataaagtttatcttatcttatcttttctTTCATCTCTCATATTTCAATACCTATTTGTCACACTGCTGGGGACCAATATTAGCTCACTGAAATATCAATAATGTCACCTTTAAATGTGTTGTTGTTCACAATGTTCCTCTGTCTCCAGCATGACTCAATGTGATATGTAACAGCGCGTTCTTTTTGGATGATTAGGGTGTTTCTGAACAATCACCCAAAGAGCTCAACAATTATAccccaaaaagaagaagaaaaaaattcatGTGGATATGCTTTGTTATGATGataacagtttaaaaataaacCTTATCTCACATTAACTTGCAGTGAGTTACATGTATTCTGCATTTGCAGTGTTATTTCTTcgattttttattttcttctctGCCACAGACGCTTCGCCCTTTCTCTCAGCACGTGAACAGATGCTTTGACCTATGAGTGTGATTGCTGTGCAGCCGAATGatgttttcttctctctcttgTGCTTTCTTTCTCTTCATCTCAGACGGGTATtctcacaaggctgggatggatggTTTGATCCCAGGAGCTGGAGACACTGTAGTCCTGGTGAGATGTCATTGAGCGGCAACAAAAGCCAGTCTTTTCCACTCGGACTGCCTCTGCCCCTGAACAGCACCAGCTCTCAGTATTCCCAACCATGGGAGGAGGGTGGAAGCAGTTATGAGACGGTGCAACAGTGGAACAAAACGCAGCTCCTCTCAGACCTTTCTGTTCTGGAGAATAATGAGCATTGTCACATGTCACCTGTCCTGACAGCGTTCCTGGTAATGTGGTACTGTATTACGATGGTGCTGGGGCTGGTGGGGAACATCGGCCTCATCTGCATCATTACCCGTCGCAGAGAAAAGGTCAACGTCACCAGCATTTTCATCTGCAACCTGTCCTTCTCTGACATTCTGGTGTGTGTGTTCTGCCTCCCCTTCACCATCGTATACACACTCATGGACCACTGGGTGTTTGGGTCACTGTTATGCCGCCTGGTGCCGTTCATCCAGTGTGTGTCTGTCACCGTGTCCGTGCTATCTCTGGTGGTCATCGCTCTAGAAAGACATCAGCTGATCATTAACCCCTCAGGATGGAGACCTAGCATTATCCAGGCCTACATGGCGGTCATTTTCATCTGGATCCTGGCCTGCTTCACCTCCCTGCCATTCTTAGCTTTTCAGCTGCTCACAAATGAGCCCTACGCCAACGTACCCCTGCCCAATCCTCCGCTCCCTCAGCACGCCTCTCTTTACTCCAAACTTCAGCATTATCACAATGCAACACTCCCACAATCTACCTTCTACATGTACAAAAACTCATCTGCGCTTCCAAATTTGTACCACTCCCTGCTTCGTTATGTTCCCGCCACTCCACATCTGGAAGCCTGCTTGGAGCATTGGCCAAGTCAACAACAGAGGCTAGCTTATACCACGTGGCTCGTGCTCTTCCAGTACTGCGGCCCTCTCCTGCTTGTCCTGCTCTGTTACATTCGGGTATTTGTGCGCCTACGCCACCGCAAAGACATGTTGGACCGTGCCAGAACGCCAGAAAGCGTTCGCATGGCACACAGTCGCCGCATCAACATCATGCTCGCCGCCCTCATAACGGCGTTTGCTCTTTGCTGGCTGCCGCTCACCATCTTTAACGTAGTGTCAGACTGGAACCAGGAGGCTCTGCCTGTCTGCCACCACAACCTGCTGTTCTCcctctgccacctgctggccaTGTCATCCACCTGCATCAACCCAATCATCTACGGCTTCCTCAACTCCAACTTTCGGCAGGAGGTGAGAGAGGTGCTGCTGTTCTGCCAGTGCCGCACGCTAAAAAAAGCGTGTGACCGTTTCCCCGTGAACACTGTGCACATGGAAATGTCGCGCACCTCTGAACCTCTCACCCACACGTGCTACTCTATCGACACCACAACCTAAATGACACTGCCGTCACAGGATGTAGAAATCACTCACTGTGTAGTTTTAAGCCTAACGTATAGTGTAAAAGTTTTCACAGTGGTTTAAAGTGAAGTGT encodes:
- the npy4r gene encoding neuropeptide Y receptor type 4: MSLSGNKSQSFPLGLPLPLNSTSSQYSQPWEEGGSSYETVQQWNKTQLLSDLSVLENNEHCHMSPVLTAFLVMWYCITMVLGLVGNIGLICIITRRREKVNVTSIFICNLSFSDILVCVFCLPFTIVYTLMDHWVFGSLLCRLVPFIQCVSVTVSVLSLVVIALERHQLIINPSGWRPSIIQAYMAVIFIWILACFTSLPFLAFQLLTNEPYANVPLPNPPLPQHASLYSKLQHYHNATLPQSTFYMYKNSSALPNLYHSLLRYVPATPHLEACLEHWPSQQQRLAYTTWLVLFQYCGPLLLVLLCYIRVFVRLRHRKDMLDRARTPESVRMAHSRRINIMLAALITAFALCWLPLTIFNVVSDWNQEALPVCHHNLLFSLCHLLAMSSTCINPIIYGFLNSNFRQEVREVLLFCQCRTLKKACDRFPVNTVHMEMSRTSEPLTHTCYSIDTTT